The DNA segment ATAAGCCCGGTAACTTCGAGCAAACCAAAATAAAATAACCTAAATAAACTCCACGATCCCTTATACAACCGCGCCGGGACGATCTTCAGTTTCGATGATTTCAAGCTAAATTGTTTTCTCCCTTTTGGAAAAAGGAGGGAACTGATGCGAGCGAGTGGGCATTAGGACTATCTTTCTTAAAGCCTAATCAAGTTCGTGAACTTGAGAGAGCTGAGCTCCTGAAACTAAAACAAGGGGGATTTAATATCTCAAGAAAGAAAAAGCATTTTCCCGCTTAGAAAAGTGGGAAGAGTAAAAGACAGGGTTTAACGATACTTACTTTACTTCCCTGATTATCTTCCCGGATATCCAGCCCTCTTTTCCGTCAGGCGCGATAATTTTATACCACCTACCCTGTCGCTTTCCCGTTCCCTTGAACTCCTGACCGCGCTTTACTACGGTAACTATACTGTGATTCATACCCGGGCCGCTTCTAACATTGGCTCCTGCGCCTTGAACGGTATATGATTTATAGTCGGGTGCCGGTGGCTCTGTCGCCGTTTCTTCATCCGCCTCGGAACTCTGAACTACCTTTTCAGCTTCATTATCAATAGCATCGCTCTCCGCGCCTCCCGGAATTTTGCCGGACTCTGCCCACTCCTCAAGTAAAGCGCTGGCATCGGGTGTATCTATACCGTCCGGCTGCACCGTGTCGGGCGCTTCTTCAGCGAGCCGGTCCGTCGTGCCGTCCGTTTCCGGGACCGGGGCACCACCATTCGCAGTAATCTCTCCGGAACCCAGGACGTCGATCATCTCTTGCTCCGTGTATTCCAGGACGCCCCATCTCCTCATTAGCAAATCATAAAACAGCACTCCGATAATAACGCCGAAGATCAAAAGACCGGCCCCTATCACATAGGTGCTTTTTAGTGCAGAATTCTTGTCCTCATCTTCGGTTGGCTTACTATCGGAACTTGAGAAAGAGGGTTTGGTCTTTGCGCTTGCCGTGTCAGGAGTGACCGCCTTTTTGGCGGTCTCCGGCTTTGTGCCGGGAGGCGCGATTATATCCTTTTTATTCTCGTCAATTTCTTTAGAATCCGTCTTTTCAGCGGTCCTTCCGTTTTGCTCTTTTTTTTGCTCCGCTCCGTAAATCCCGGAGGCGGCCAGACGCGTTAACTCGTTCTGAAGTCCGAGCAGTTTCGCGTCGAGGTCTGTCTGCGAGGCGCCCAATTCAAGGTTATATACGGAATAAACCGAGTCCAGCTTGTCCAGATGCTCCTTCTTTAATTTCTCGATTTCCGTGCCTATATCGTCGAGGTATCCTCTCAGTTCATCTATTATGCCTGTAAACGATTGGACTTGAGAGAGGGGTTCTCCGGGAGGCGAATAGGGGTCTCCCAAGCTTGGCGAAGAAGGTGAGGAGGACTTCCTCTCGGCGTCCAGGAGCTTGACTGTAAAGACGTTAAGTCCGGATTTATACTTTTCGGTCAGAGTCTCTATCCGATCGATTTGATTTTTATACAGCTCTCTTGACTGGGAGATCAGATTAAGCGTCTTTATGAGACGCAGTAGATCCAGTTCGAAGTTTGTAGAAATTCTTCTCAGATTCTCTCTGGCGAGATCTTTGTCTATATCCCCTTTCATCTGGCCCAACCTTAGAAGTTATTATAGTATAACCAATATAATATGTAAAAAATGGGGGGAAATAATTTAATTTAAAAGCGATAGTCAAATATCAAAGAGGTTGAATACAGAACATTTAAAGTGCTTTCGGCATACGTCCGGTGGATTGATGCCTTAATTTTTTCAGTTGGGTTTTATCTTGGAATTAAGAAGGATTTTGAGCCTGCTTCTTATCTCCGGAGTGACGAACGACCTTTCCCTGAGCTTGCCAGCGAGTTCGAGCATTCTTTTGTAGGTGTCCACGAAAGCCTTGCATTCGGGACACATTCCGGTGTGTTTCTCGAGCTCCTCGAGTGTTCGCAGGTCAAGTTCCTGATCGATATAGCCCATAATATTCTCTACGACGTCCTTGCACATGAACATGTTATCACCTTCTCCATTCATTGAAATATTCCGACAGTCTGTCTCTCAGAAACAGCCTTGCCCTGTGGAGTCTCGACTTTACGGCCGGAACGCTAATATCGAGAACTTCCGAAACTTCCTCATTCGTCATTCCCTCTATATCCCTTAGATGAAATACAGTACGGTAAGACTCAGGAAGCTCGTCAACGGCATTTTCTATTATATCCAGAGCTTCCTTTCTGAAAATAGCTATGTCGGGTCTATCGCTGAAATCCTTGTTCTTGATCTTCCCCATCAAGGTTCCGTTTTCATCATACGGGGCATAGTTTTCGAGGCTCAGGTTTTTTTCAAACTTCTTTCGCGCCCTCAAATGCATATAACTGGTGTTCAAACTCACCCTGTAGAGCCAGCTCGAGAATTTGGATTCCCCCCTGAACGTATCGATCTTTTTCGTCAGGGTTAAAAACACTTCCTGGAAAACTTCCTCGGCGCTGCCCGTATCTCGCGTGATCCTGAGCGCAAATCCGTAAATTTTGTCCGCATATCTACCCACAATGGCCTCAAAAGCCGCTTCGTCCCCTGTTTCAATGTACATTCTTACAAGGTCCTCATCAGATACTTTCGAGAACTTTCCGCCCGCTCCTCCATGCCTGCCCGTTATAGCGTTTATCAGTTGTTTTAGAAAACCGGTTCCCATCTTTATATCTCATCAAACCTATTAAGTATAATTATAACAATACCGGATTACATCCGTTTCTCGCGACAAAGCACCTTCGCCTTATGTCCATGGTCTGGACTTTCCGAATCCCGGTTCCCGCGGCCCCGCTCATCTTATTAGTATGATAAAACTGCAAAAAGGCTTCAAATTGATGTTAATAACCTTTATAATCTTCAGTGTGAAACGATTGGCGAAATCCGCTTCGTAAATCCTGCCTTCACGCGAAACGATTATACTTAAGTATTGAGTTTGTTGATAAATCCTGCGGCAGCAGTCGGCCAATCGACTGAATGAATTTCACAATTCCCGAATTCTCTGGAGGAATCCTCGGTATGCATGAAAAACCCGGAACGATTGGAGAATTAAAAGCGAGCGAGTACAGAGTGCTTTCGGTGAAAGACGAGATGAGAAAAAACCTGATAGCCAAGCTCCGGAACGGCGAGGAGATATTCCCGGGGATTGTCGGATACGAGGATACCGTAGTGCCTCAGGTAGAGACCGCGATACTAGCGGGGCACGACCTTATATTTATCGGAGAGAGGGGGCAGGCCAAGTCCCGTCTGATAAGGTCGCTCATAAACCTTCTCGACGAGGAAGTACCCGTTATCAAGGGCAGCGAGCTGAATGAGAGCCCCTACAACCCGGTGACGAAAAGCTCTCGTGAACTGGTCTATAAGTACGGGGATGATACCGGGATAGACTGGATCGGACGCGAAGAGAGGTACAGTGAAAAACTTGCCACTCCGGATGTATCCGTCGCGGACCTGATCGGCGAAGTCGATCCGATAAAGGTAGCCGAGGGCAGGTATCTTTCGGACGAGCTTACTATTCACTTCGGCCTGATTCCGAGGACGAATAGAGGAATATTCGCTATCAACGAGCTGCCGGATCTCGTAGAAAAGGTTCAGGTCGGACTGTTTAACGTAATGGAAGAAAAGGACATCCAAATCAAGGGCTATAAAATCAGGCTGCCGCTCGACATCTGCGTAGTCGCCACCGCCAACCCGGAGGACTACACAAACAGGGGGAGGATAATCACACCGCTGAAGGACCGTTTTCAGTCCCAGATCAGCACGCATTATCCGCGATCGAAGGATGTGGAGATACGAATAATGGAGCAGGAAGCGTATGTGCCTGAGATTAACGGATGTGCGATCAAAATTCCTCATTTCATAAAGGAGATCATAGCGGAGATTTCAATTCAGGCGAGAAACTCGGCTGACGTTAATCAGCGCTCCGGAGTGAGCGTAAGGACGACCATCGCCAACTACGAAAGCATTATCGCCGCCGCCGAGAAAAGGGGTATCAGGCTCGGAGAAAGGGAAGTCGCTCCGAGGATTACTGATTTCCCCGCATTGGTGCCTTCAACCACAGGTAAGATTGAGCTCGAGTACCTGGGAGAGGACACATCCGAGTCGGGAGTGGTGGAGAAGCTTATAAAACGCTCGATCAAGTCGGTTTTCGATTCTTATTTTCCTACGCTCGACATCATGAACGAGCTGATAGAGAGCTTTGAGCACGGCTACGTGGAGGTAGCCGATGTAATGCCTTCCGAGGAA comes from the Deltaproteobacteria bacterium genome and includes:
- a CDS encoding SH3 domain-containing protein yields the protein MKGDIDKDLARENLRRISTNFELDLLRLIKTLNLISQSRELYKNQIDRIETLTEKYKSGLNVFTVKLLDAERKSSSPSSPSLGDPYSPPGEPLSQVQSFTGIIDELRGYLDDIGTEIEKLKKEHLDKLDSVYSVYNLELGASQTDLDAKLLGLQNELTRLAASGIYGAEQKKEQNGRTAEKTDSKEIDENKKDIIAPPGTKPETAKKAVTPDTASAKTKPSFSSSDSKPTEDEDKNSALKSTYVIGAGLLIFGVIIGVLFYDLLMRRWGVLEYTEQEMIDVLGSGEITANGGAPVPETDGTTDRLAEEAPDTVQPDGIDTPDASALLEEWAESGKIPGGAESDAIDNEAEKVVQSSEADEETATEPPAPDYKSYTVQGAGANVRSGPGMNHSIVTVVKRGQEFKGTGKRQGRWYKIIAPDGKEGWISGKIIREVK
- a CDS encoding zf-HC2 domain-containing protein; protein product: MNGEGDNMFMCKDVVENIMGYIDQELDLRTLEELEKHTGMCPECKAFVDTYKRMLELAGKLRERSFVTPEIRSRLKILLNSKIKPN
- a CDS encoding sigma-70 family RNA polymerase sigma factor, with the protein product MGTGFLKQLINAITGRHGGAGGKFSKVSDEDLVRMYIETGDEAAFEAIVGRYADKIYGFALRITRDTGSAEEVFQEVFLTLTKKIDTFRGESKFSSWLYRVSLNTSYMHLRARKKFEKNLSLENYAPYDENGTLMGKIKNKDFSDRPDIAIFRKEALDIIENAVDELPESYRTVFHLRDIEGMTNEEVSEVLDISVPAVKSRLHRARLFLRDRLSEYFNEWRR
- a CDS encoding magnesium chelatase; translation: MHEKPGTIGELKASEYRVLSVKDEMRKNLIAKLRNGEEIFPGIVGYEDTVVPQVETAILAGHDLIFIGERGQAKSRLIRSLINLLDEEVPVIKGSELNESPYNPVTKSSRELVYKYGDDTGIDWIGREERYSEKLATPDVSVADLIGEVDPIKVAEGRYLSDELTIHFGLIPRTNRGIFAINELPDLVEKVQVGLFNVMEEKDIQIKGYKIRLPLDICVVATANPEDYTNRGRIITPLKDRFQSQISTHYPRSKDVEIRIMEQEAYVPEINGCAIKIPHFIKEIIAEISIQARNSADVNQRSGVSVRTTIANYESIIAAAEKRGIRLGEREVAPRITDFPALVPSTTGKIELEYLGEDTSESGVVEKLIKRSIKSVFDSYFPTLDIMNELIESFEHGYVEVADVMPSEEYLHGVKEIKGLKKCIDALGIGDSAAQIASAVEFTLEGLHLNNKLNKETVRGKTTYR